The region CGAGTTCGCGATCGTCATCCAGCAATCGCGTCGCCGCCTCGACGACCCGCAACGTCTCGGTGCCAATGACGCGGGCGAACCCGGCGTCCACGGCCTCGGGGCGGTCGGTGTGCTTGCGCAGCACGAGGACGGGATGGGCGATCGCCACATTCTCCTCAACGACCGTCCCGGAATCGGTGAGGGTGAACTGGGCGCGGCGCAGCAACTCGACCATGTCCCCGTACTGCAGGGGGTCCACCAGGTCGATGCGGGGAATCCCCTCCAGCTCCTCGCGCACCACGTCCCGCACGCGGGGATTGAGGTGGACGGGAAAGACGACGTGCAGGTCCCCATGCATCGTCACCAGCTCAGCGAGTGCAGCGCACACATTGGCCAGCGGCTCGCCGAGGTTCTCGCGACGATGCATCGTGACGGCAATGACGCGCCGCTTGTGCCAGGGAATGAGGTTGAGGCGCGACTCATCGAACAGCTGCCGGCGCGGCGTGAGCCGCAGCGCATCGATGATCGTGTTCCCGGTGACGATGATCTGCCCGTCCGCCACTCCCTCGCGGCGCAGGTTTTCCTTTGCGTGGGCCGTGGGAGCGAAATGCAGGTCCGCGATCACCGCGGCCATGCGCCGATTGAGTTCTTCGGGAAACGGGTTACGCAGGTGCTGCGAGCGAACCCCCGCCTCCACGTGCGCGACCGGGATCCCGAGGTAGTGCGCCGCGAGCGAGGCGGCCAATACGGTCGAATTGTCGCCCTGCACCACGACCACATCGGGACGTCGTTCCGAGAAGACCGCGCTCATCGCCTGAAGCGCGCGTGCGGTGAAGTCCGCCAGCAGCCCGCGCGGCGCCACGAGCCCCAGATCCACCTGCGGGGTGATCTCGAACGACTCCAGCGCCTGGGTCAACATCTCACGATGCGGTGCCGTCGTCACCACGGTGGTGTGGACCGTCCGCCGATGCCGATCCAACTCGCGAATCACCGGTGCCAGCTTGATCGCCTCCGCGCGTGTGCCAACGATCACACACACGCGGTAACGCGCGCCCGCAGCGATCGCGGCGAGGTGCGTCGGCGTTTCGAAGGCGTCAGGCCGTCCCGGTGATGGGTCGAAATGGCCGGCGAATGGATCGGACAGCGGAATGCCCCTGCGTCTTGGGTCGTACTGCAGGGACGAGCGTGTGCGGCTGGGGTAAGGCGGTGCGCGCGTGATCTCGCGCACCGTTGTATTGGGGCGCCCTCAGGCCGCCGCGGCCCAGTGCAGCGCGAACATCGCACCCTGCGGATCGGTGCACATCGCGATGCGTCCGCCGGGGATGTCGGTCTCGA is a window of Gemmatimonadota bacterium DNA encoding:
- the wecB gene encoding UDP-N-acetylglucosamine 2-epimerase (non-hydrolyzing) codes for the protein MCVIVGTRAEAIKLAPVIRELDRHRRTVHTTVVTTAPHREMLTQALESFEITPQVDLGLVAPRGLLADFTARALQAMSAVFSERRPDVVVVQGDNSTVLAASLAAHYLGIPVAHVEAGVRSQHLRNPFPEELNRRMAAVIADLHFAPTAHAKENLRREGVADGQIIVTGNTIIDALRLTPRRQLFDESRLNLIPWHKRRVIAVTMHRRENLGEPLANVCAALAELVTMHGDLHVVFPVHLNPRVRDVVREELEGIPRIDLVDPLQYGDMVELLRRAQFTLTDSGTVVEENVAIAHPVLVLRKHTDRPEAVDAGFARVIGTETLRVVEAATRLLDDDRELARMRDGEQPFGDGFAAMRIVQALMSRMPRHAGGVPVAEGPAILPPRRAVER